Proteins from a single region of Lysinibacillus sp. JNUCC-52:
- the fadH gene encoding 2,4-dienoyl-CoA reductase, producing the protein MLQGKTIIITGGSSGMGLYMAKQFVSEGANVVIAGRNEERLAKAKEFILEAGKTIETFQMDVRIPEQAEAMVAFAVDKFGQVDGLVNNAAGNFIVRAEDLTPNGWKAVVDIVLNGTFFCSSAIGKYWIEHKIKGSIINMVATYAWNAGAGVIHSSAAKAGVLSMTRTLAVEWGKRYGIRVNAIAPGPIERTGGAAKLWVSEEAAAMTLDSVPLGRIGTPEEVADLATFMMSDKARYMNGECVTLDGGQWLNQSPF; encoded by the coding sequence ATGTTGCAGGGGAAAACAATTATTATTACTGGTGGATCAAGTGGTATGGGGCTTTATATGGCGAAGCAATTCGTATCAGAAGGGGCAAATGTAGTTATTGCTGGTCGTAATGAAGAGCGATTAGCAAAGGCAAAGGAGTTTATATTAGAAGCTGGAAAAACAATTGAAACATTCCAAATGGATGTTCGTATACCAGAGCAGGCTGAGGCAATGGTTGCGTTTGCTGTTGATAAATTTGGCCAAGTTGATGGACTAGTGAATAATGCTGCAGGTAACTTTATCGTTCGGGCAGAGGATTTGACGCCAAATGGTTGGAAAGCAGTTGTGGATATTGTCTTAAATGGTACGTTCTTTTGCTCTTCTGCCATCGGTAAATATTGGATTGAACATAAAATTAAAGGCTCCATTATTAATATGGTGGCAACCTATGCTTGGAATGCAGGCGCAGGTGTAATCCATTCATCTGCTGCAAAAGCAGGCGTATTATCAATGACAAGAACATTAGCGGTTGAGTGGGGAAAACGTTATGGAATTCGTGTAAATGCTATTGCGCCTGGTCCAATTGAACGCACAGGTGGGGCAGCGAAACTATGGGTATCAGAGGAAGCAGCTGCCATGACTCTTGACTCCGTTCCACTTGGGCGAATTGGTACACCAGAGGAAGTAGCGGATTTAGCAACATTCATGATGTCGGATAAAGCGCGTTATATGAATGGGGAATGTGTCACATTGGATGGAGGACAGTGGCTAAATCAATCACCTTTTTAA
- a CDS encoding CoA-acylating methylmalonate-semialdehyde dehydrogenase has product MTTAQEVKTLTHFIGGEMIEGQSGRYGSVYNPTTGDVIAKVPLATVEETREAIAKAQEAFPKWRDTSVSKRAEVVLKFRNLVTDNMEELLQIICTESGKTIEDARGEITRGLESVDLAIGAPHLVKGEYSVNVGGQINAYSAKYPLGVVAAISPFNFPIMVPLAQTSMAIAVGNAVVLKASERVPMTALYVSELWKKAGLPDGIWTVVNGDKDAVNELLENPIVQAISFVGSTPVAKYIYETGSKYGKRVTALGGGKNNMVVMPDADLEQVANAFIGAAYGAASQRCMAISTIMPVGKETADRLVAILKEKITALKVGAYTDADTDFGPVISQQSKEAILAAIEKGQSQGATVVCDGRELAIVNESKGFFVGPTLLDHVKPGMEIYEQEVFGPARNVVRVDSLEEAIELINEHELGNGVTIFTNDGLAARKFTTEIDVGMVGVNVPIPIPVGYHNFAGFKGSRFGEGHMFGPDQARFFTKTKTISERWMTSNASSASTFAFPSNND; this is encoded by the coding sequence ATGACAACAGCACAAGAAGTGAAAACATTAACGCATTTTATCGGTGGAGAAATGATTGAGGGGCAAAGCGGTCGGTATGGTTCGGTTTATAATCCTACAACAGGTGATGTCATCGCGAAAGTTCCGCTAGCAACGGTAGAAGAGACACGTGAGGCAATTGCTAAAGCGCAGGAAGCATTCCCTAAATGGCGTGATACATCTGTATCCAAACGTGCGGAGGTTGTACTAAAGTTCCGTAATTTAGTGACAGATAATATGGAAGAATTATTACAAATAATTTGTACGGAAAGTGGTAAAACGATTGAAGATGCAAGAGGTGAAATTACACGAGGGCTAGAGTCCGTGGATTTAGCAATTGGTGCTCCTCATCTAGTGAAAGGTGAGTACTCTGTTAACGTCGGTGGTCAAATTAATGCCTATTCAGCCAAGTATCCATTAGGCGTTGTAGCAGCAATTTCTCCATTTAATTTCCCAATTATGGTGCCGTTAGCACAAACAAGTATGGCTATTGCTGTAGGGAACGCCGTTGTATTAAAAGCCTCAGAGAGAGTACCGATGACAGCCTTATATGTAAGTGAGCTTTGGAAAAAGGCTGGATTGCCAGATGGTATTTGGACAGTAGTCAATGGCGATAAAGATGCAGTGAATGAGCTTTTAGAAAACCCTATTGTGCAAGCGATTTCATTTGTAGGGTCAACACCTGTTGCTAAATATATATATGAAACAGGGTCAAAATATGGGAAACGTGTCACTGCTTTAGGTGGTGGTAAAAATAATATGGTCGTAATGCCCGATGCAGATTTAGAGCAAGTTGCAAATGCATTTATCGGTGCAGCATATGGGGCTGCATCACAACGTTGTATGGCGATTTCTACAATTATGCCTGTTGGTAAAGAAACGGCAGATCGTTTAGTAGCGATATTAAAAGAAAAAATTACGGCATTAAAAGTAGGCGCTTACACAGATGCAGATACAGACTTTGGTCCAGTTATTTCACAACAATCAAAAGAAGCAATTCTTGCTGCAATCGAAAAAGGACAATCACAAGGGGCAACTGTTGTATGTGATGGTCGTGAGCTAGCTATCGTTAACGAATCAAAAGGGTTCTTTGTAGGACCAACATTATTAGACCATGTAAAACCTGGAATGGAAATTTATGAACAAGAAGTATTTGGACCAGCTCGAAATGTTGTACGTGTTGATTCATTAGAAGAAGCAATCGAGCTTATTAACGAGCACGAGCTAGGAAATGGTGTCACGATCTTTACAAATGATGGGCTTGCAGCTCGAAAATTTACAACAGAGATTGATGTAGGAATGGTCGGTGTGAATGTACCAATTCCAATTCCTGTTGGCTACCATAACTTTGCTGGATTTAAAGGCTCACGTTTCGGTGAGGGGCATATGTTTGGACCAGATCAGGCACGTTTCTTTACAAAAACTAAAACAATATCAGAACGCTGGATGACTAGTAATGCTTCCTCAGCATCTACATTTGCTTTCCCAAGTAATAACGATTAA
- a CDS encoding putative bifunctional diguanylate cyclase/phosphodiesterase has protein sequence MKKYRDNVAQFANYRQMAMLNPFDAVICLKKANNGEFEIVHYNDKLPFSVLQDVKATKADQFFTKQCWQQLLKIVQQEFNIARKMELYSETEQMKKTFAVSVQQLEASLIAVILREEQKDTKPYLQFVEQHVCPVLTTDLQGHIIHQNVAATSVLSSEHHSLIGLDIFSLLECNYVNEVQLLFAKSIEGATLDMPKCLFKRNLLSSEPFYLRIHPTYFNGEIIGVHFFVKDPKSFINDHDAFYYLALKDELTGIWNRRAFKEHWLQHLNDNQNEHQQATIILVDIDRFKKFNESLGESKGDELMRMFSHRLRELCYAKCALYRYNSDEFIFILKDATIDKIEQLANSILDSLKQPFMIDEQEYFISVSIGISLSPADGKDIETLVRKADQALFSAKEHGRSHYRYYRDDMTNVFPNEALMEAHLRRAIEFNELSIHLQPQMNLNDNSINSFEALLRWNNRKFGFVSPAQFIPIAEATGLIVEIGDWIINEVCRYQKEWSAKGYRPVRIAINISPKQFRKENFARKIKATLKKYNVAPQLIEVEITESSMTNVHETYSILTELKQLGVYVSVDDFGTGYSSLSYLKRYPIDIIKIDQSFIADIEKDDKNEAIIKAIISMSHNLGLEVIAEGIEEPSQVAFLKRHRCQKGQGYLYNKPLPVETIVAQYFVG, from the coding sequence ATGAAAAAATATAGAGATAATGTAGCGCAATTCGCAAACTATCGACAGATGGCAATGCTTAATCCGTTTGATGCAGTTATATGCTTGAAAAAAGCTAATAATGGGGAATTTGAAATAGTTCACTATAACGATAAACTCCCATTTTCAGTGTTGCAGGATGTGAAAGCAACGAAAGCAGACCAATTCTTTACTAAGCAATGTTGGCAACAATTATTGAAAATCGTGCAACAAGAATTTAACATTGCGCGTAAGATGGAGCTTTATTCAGAGACAGAGCAAATGAAAAAAACATTTGCTGTAAGTGTACAGCAATTGGAGGCATCACTGATAGCTGTTATTTTACGTGAAGAACAGAAGGATACGAAGCCTTATTTGCAATTCGTTGAACAACATGTATGTCCTGTGCTGACGACTGATTTACAAGGTCATATTATCCATCAAAACGTCGCTGCTACGTCTGTATTGTCGAGTGAACATCACAGTCTAATAGGACTTGATATTTTTTCATTATTAGAGTGCAACTATGTAAACGAAGTACAATTATTATTTGCTAAATCGATTGAGGGCGCTACATTGGACATGCCTAAATGTTTATTTAAGCGTAATTTACTAAGTAGCGAGCCATTTTATTTACGTATCCATCCAACTTATTTTAACGGTGAAATAATAGGAGTTCATTTTTTTGTAAAAGACCCGAAATCGTTTATAAATGATCATGATGCCTTTTATTATTTAGCGTTAAAGGATGAACTAACAGGTATTTGGAATCGTAGAGCATTTAAAGAGCATTGGCTACAGCATTTGAACGATAATCAAAATGAGCATCAGCAAGCAACAATTATTTTAGTAGATATAGATCGCTTTAAAAAATTTAATGAGTCCCTTGGTGAAAGCAAGGGTGATGAGCTAATGCGGATGTTTAGTCATAGACTTCGTGAACTTTGTTACGCAAAATGCGCACTATATCGTTATAATAGTGACGAATTTATTTTTATTCTAAAGGATGCAACAATTGACAAAATCGAGCAATTAGCGAATTCAATATTAGACTCATTGAAACAGCCTTTTATGATTGATGAACAAGAGTATTTTATCAGTGTTTCAATCGGTATCTCGTTAAGTCCAGCTGATGGCAAGGATATAGAAACGCTTGTGAGAAAAGCCGATCAAGCATTATTTTCGGCTAAGGAGCATGGGCGTTCACATTATCGCTATTATCGTGATGATATGACAAATGTGTTTCCAAATGAGGCATTGATGGAGGCTCATTTACGTCGTGCGATCGAGTTTAATGAGCTAAGTATCCATCTACAACCACAGATGAATTTAAATGATAATAGCATTAATAGCTTTGAGGCATTATTACGATGGAATAATCGTAAATTTGGTTTTGTTTCCCCAGCGCAATTTATACCAATTGCCGAGGCGACAGGCTTAATTGTTGAAATTGGTGATTGGATTATTAATGAGGTTTGTCGCTATCAAAAAGAATGGAGTGCGAAAGGCTATCGCCCAGTCCGAATCGCGATAAATATATCGCCAAAACAATTTAGAAAAGAAAACTTTGCTCGCAAGATTAAAGCAACACTAAAGAAATATAATGTGGCACCACAGTTAATTGAAGTAGAAATTACTGAAAGCTCAATGACCAATGTTCATGAAACATATTCAATCCTAACGGAACTGAAGCAGCTAGGGGTATATGTTTCGGTAGATGATTTTGGTACGGGTTATTCATCACTTAGCTACTTGAAACGTTATCCAATCGATATTATAAAAATTGACCAATCGTTTATTGCTGATATCGAAAAGGATGATAAAAATGAGGCGATTATTAAAGCAATTATTTCCATGTCTCATAATTTAGGGCTTGAAGTAATAGCAGAAGGCATTGAGGAACCGTCACAAGTAGCATTTTTAAAACGTCATCGTTGTCAAAAAGGGCAGGGCTACTTATACAATAAACCTTTGCCTGTTGAAACGATTGTTGCACAATATTTTGTAGGGTAA
- a CDS encoding 3-hydroxybutyrate dehydrogenase produces MDGKTVFITGAARGIGLSIAQAFAEQGANVVISDMNEQRLAEAVEQNPRLTAFTCDVTDEQAVSDAIAFTIEKFNTLDILINNAGFQHVSYIEDFPTEVFEQMQKVMLVAPFVTMKYALPHMKKNTFGRIINMASINGVIGFAGKAGYNAAKHGLIGLTKVAALEVANDGITVNAICPGYVDTELVRNQFTDLAKTRGIQVEEVLEQVLYPLVPQKRLLDVSEITGLALYLASDVAKGLTGQAIVLDGGYTAQ; encoded by the coding sequence ATAGATGGCAAAACAGTATTTATTACTGGCGCTGCACGTGGAATTGGTCTGTCAATCGCTCAAGCATTTGCTGAGCAAGGGGCGAATGTTGTTATTTCAGATATGAATGAGCAACGTTTAGCTGAGGCAGTAGAACAAAATCCACGATTAACAGCTTTTACATGTGATGTTACAGATGAACAAGCAGTTAGCGATGCAATCGCTTTTACAATTGAGAAATTTAACACTCTTGATATTTTAATAAATAATGCAGGGTTCCAACATGTTTCTTATATCGAGGATTTTCCGACTGAAGTCTTTGAACAAATGCAAAAAGTAATGCTTGTTGCACCATTTGTCACAATGAAATATGCATTACCTCATATGAAGAAAAATACATTTGGTCGCATTATTAATATGGCGTCAATAAACGGTGTTATTGGTTTTGCTGGTAAAGCAGGATACAATGCTGCAAAACATGGGCTAATAGGATTAACAAAAGTCGCGGCACTTGAAGTAGCCAATGATGGCATTACTGTAAATGCTATATGTCCAGGATATGTGGATACAGAATTAGTCCGAAATCAGTTTACAGATTTAGCGAAGACGCGAGGTATCCAAGTAGAAGAAGTACTAGAGCAGGTGTTATATCCACTTGTCCCTCAAAAGCGCTTGCTAGACGTTTCAGAGATTACTGGACTTGCTCTCTATCTAGCTAGTGATGTAGCAAAAGGCTTAACTGGTCAGGCGATAGTGTTAGATGGTGGTTATACTGCTCAATAA
- a CDS encoding iron-containing alcohol dehydrogenase: protein MIQTKTTFTVNSPGTIIYGRDAFEEVGVYAKKLGTKALIVSDPIMDSLGFVNQCKSLLTANGLEAVSYLGVTTEPVDTYVAEGLEILLSEQCDVIISVGGGSCIDTAKAIAVVATNGGYIGDYMKMAKIAEQAPIPHIAVPTTAGTGSEATDATVITNTTNDVKMMIKQAAFMPPVAIVDPMLTITSPPAITAATGIDALSHAIESYLSRLAHPYSNVLALSAMDLIIHNMLKVYEHGDDIDAREAMSLGSMQAGLSFSNASVALVHGMSRPIGALFHVPHGISNAMLLPAVLEYTKDACVERLADIGQFFNKDGQCGTQEELATLAIESIKELCKKMGIGNLRQWGIEEEAFYAAIPKMATDAIASGSPGNNPKVPTQDELMELYKIAYHYEF, encoded by the coding sequence ATGATTCAAACTAAAACAACTTTCACTGTAAATTCTCCAGGGACGATTATTTATGGAAGAGATGCATTCGAAGAGGTTGGGGTATATGCTAAAAAACTAGGTACGAAGGCACTAATCGTTAGCGATCCAATAATGGATAGCTTAGGGTTTGTCAATCAATGTAAGTCATTATTGACAGCGAATGGTTTGGAAGCGGTTTCGTATTTAGGGGTAACAACTGAGCCAGTAGATACGTATGTAGCAGAAGGTCTTGAAATTTTGCTATCTGAGCAATGTGATGTCATCATTTCTGTTGGTGGCGGAAGTTGCATTGATACAGCGAAAGCGATTGCTGTTGTAGCAACAAACGGTGGATACATTGGTGATTACATGAAAATGGCGAAAATCGCTGAGCAAGCACCTATTCCACATATAGCAGTCCCGACTACAGCAGGCACAGGCTCTGAAGCAACAGATGCTACCGTTATTACCAACACGACAAATGATGTAAAAATGATGATAAAACAAGCAGCTTTTATGCCACCAGTTGCAATTGTTGACCCAATGTTAACGATAACTTCTCCACCAGCCATCACAGCGGCGACTGGCATTGATGCATTAAGCCATGCAATTGAAAGCTATTTATCACGTTTAGCACATCCATATTCAAATGTACTGGCATTATCGGCGATGGATTTAATTATTCATAATATGTTAAAAGTTTATGAGCATGGTGATGATATCGATGCGCGAGAGGCGATGTCTCTAGGCTCGATGCAAGCAGGACTTTCGTTTTCCAATGCGTCAGTAGCTTTAGTGCATGGGATGTCGCGTCCTATAGGTGCACTCTTCCATGTGCCTCATGGAATTTCAAATGCAATGCTGCTACCAGCGGTATTAGAATATACGAAGGATGCATGTGTAGAACGGTTAGCGGACATAGGCCAATTCTTTAACAAAGATGGACAGTGCGGTACACAAGAAGAACTAGCAACTTTAGCTATCGAATCAATAAAAGAACTATGTAAAAAGATGGGGATCGGTAATTTACGCCAATGGGGTATCGAGGAGGAAGCTTTTTATGCAGCAATTCCAAAAATGGCAACCGATGCAATTGCAAGTGGTAGCCCAGGAAATAACCCTAAAGTGCCCACACAGGACGAATTAATGGAGCTATACAAAATTGCCTATCATTATGAATTTTAA
- a CDS encoding TetR/AcrR family transcriptional regulator has protein sequence MNSLTTRQKKALETREKLLKTSLELFNKHGYEHVSVEQITKACNVSKGTFYTHFPSKYDVILEKFEELDSFYSTVEKKIDQTLSANDKILALYKEQMLYLTNVVGKDLLRTVYSAAMTNQVEQNHYLISPQRKIFQIINRYIDEGVQQGEFVNELQAQQMQQIIQRCMRANVYDWLIHNEEFDLVSEMANFTAIVLNGMKAYPTK, from the coding sequence ATGAATTCGTTAACTACACGCCAAAAGAAGGCATTAGAAACAAGGGAAAAGTTACTCAAAACATCATTAGAATTATTTAATAAGCATGGCTATGAGCATGTGTCTGTTGAACAAATTACGAAAGCATGTAACGTATCAAAGGGGACATTCTATACACATTTCCCATCTAAATATGATGTTATTTTGGAAAAGTTCGAGGAGCTTGATAGTTTTTATAGTACAGTTGAAAAAAAAATTGATCAAACATTATCAGCAAATGACAAAATTCTTGCGCTTTACAAGGAACAAATGTTGTATTTGACGAATGTTGTTGGCAAAGATTTATTACGAACAGTCTATTCTGCCGCAATGACTAATCAAGTTGAGCAAAACCATTATTTAATTAGCCCTCAGCGCAAAATCTTCCAAATAATTAATCGCTATATTGATGAAGGCGTGCAGCAAGGAGAGTTTGTTAACGAACTACAAGCGCAACAAATGCAACAAATTATACAGCGTTGTATGCGCGCAAATGTTTATGATTGGTTAATTCATAACGAGGAATTTGATTTAGTGTCAGAAATGGCAAACTTCACAGCGATTGTATTAAATGGCATGAAGGCATATCCTACAAAATAG
- a CDS encoding GntP family permease yields MLAYIGLFGSLALLVFLTMRGVNLLISAPLTALIAAVTNGLAIFPQTAHDNQANYLTSYMNGFTGFVGSWYLMFMAGAIFGKVMEDTGAADSVSKWIVEKIGVKYATFAVVAAAAVLTYGGVSVFIVAFSVYPMAISLFKQANFPRRFIPAALGLGSVTFTMTSAGSPEIQNWIPIEYLHTSPYAGWEVSIVVAIFMGVGGALWLNWMIKRAVKNGEVFIERSTDPVVDEKKKLPSPILSLVPLLVVLVISFIFHDSLGTSALIVALTSGCIMAYLVSYKYSKSVSATLAAGAMGAVVAIANTAAVVGFGGVVKATPSFVATVDLMTNIPGNPLIGGAIAIAVIAGLTGSASGGQTIAMPLLAPHYIDMGVDTEALHRTIAIASGSLDSLPHGGYVVTTINSVCNEKHQDAYLPFGALTVVIPIIGTIIAILLFSIGM; encoded by the coding sequence ATGTTAGCGTATATTGGACTTTTTGGTAGTTTAGCACTTTTGGTCTTTTTAACAATGAGAGGTGTCAATTTACTTATTTCAGCACCATTAACCGCATTAATCGCAGCTGTAACGAATGGTCTAGCAATCTTTCCACAAACTGCACACGACAATCAAGCAAATTATTTAACGAGTTATATGAATGGCTTTACTGGCTTCGTTGGTTCTTGGTATTTAATGTTCATGGCAGGTGCAATTTTCGGGAAGGTGATGGAAGATACTGGTGCAGCGGATAGTGTTTCTAAGTGGATTGTTGAAAAAATTGGCGTGAAATATGCGACTTTTGCGGTGGTGGCTGCAGCAGCAGTTTTAACGTACGGTGGTGTCTCTGTATTTATTGTAGCTTTCTCTGTTTATCCGATGGCTATAAGTTTATTTAAGCAAGCAAATTTCCCACGTCGCTTTATTCCTGCGGCACTTGGCTTAGGTTCTGTGACCTTTACGATGACATCTGCAGGTTCACCTGAGATTCAGAACTGGATTCCCATTGAATATTTACATACTTCACCATATGCAGGTTGGGAAGTGAGTATAGTCGTCGCGATTTTTATGGGGGTTGGAGGGGCGCTATGGCTAAATTGGATGATTAAGCGTGCAGTGAAAAATGGGGAAGTATTTATTGAGCGCTCAACGGATCCAGTAGTTGACGAAAAGAAGAAGCTTCCTAGCCCTATATTAAGCTTAGTGCCTCTTTTAGTCGTGTTAGTGATTTCGTTTATTTTCCACGACTCACTTGGCACATCGGCTTTAATCGTTGCGCTAACGAGTGGTTGTATTATGGCGTATTTAGTAAGTTATAAATATTCAAAGTCTGTAAGTGCGACACTTGCAGCAGGTGCTATGGGTGCTGTTGTAGCTATTGCAAATACGGCAGCAGTAGTCGGCTTTGGAGGCGTTGTAAAAGCTACACCATCATTCGTAGCAACTGTAGATTTAATGACCAATATTCCTGGTAATCCTTTGATTGGCGGTGCTATTGCAATTGCTGTTATTGCAGGCTTAACAGGGTCAGCCTCAGGTGGGCAAACGATTGCGATGCCATTACTTGCTCCACACTATATTGACATGGGCGTAGATACAGAAGCATTACACCGAACAATCGCGATAGCTTCTGGCTCCCTTGATTCATTGCCACATGGTGGTTACGTTGTGACGACGATAAATTCTGTCTGTAATGAGAAACATCAAGATGCCTATTTGCCTTTCGGTGCATTGACAGTCGTTATACCAATTATTGGTACAATCATTGCAATACTATTATTTTCAATTGGAATGTAG
- a CDS encoding NAD(P)-dependent oxidoreductase has product MKEKLGFIGLGNMGLPMSINLLRAGYEVYGFDTNTKAMEQFIAEGGIGLSTTKELAQHSNVIMTSLPTPQVVEHVFTSEEGILQNAQQGSLLIDFSTVNPELNDELYKKAQSFDLRYLGAPVSGGVIGAINATLTIMVGGEEKDYQSGEKIFGIVGKNIYHLGTSPSIGTRIKLLNNLMIGFYTQAVAETIVLGEKMGISANTLYEVLSNSYGQSRIYERNYLEYMKNENYEPGFSTNLLLKDLRLAKNMADEAGVPLRIGEQLVHLYNDIAAEGYGENDMSAAYLSLKEKCIIKQH; this is encoded by the coding sequence ATGAAAGAGAAGTTAGGTTTTATAGGCCTAGGCAATATGGGGTTACCAATGTCGATTAATCTACTTCGTGCTGGTTATGAAGTGTACGGTTTTGACACGAATACGAAAGCAATGGAGCAATTTATTGCAGAAGGTGGTATTGGTCTATCAACAACGAAAGAACTTGCTCAGCACAGTAATGTTATAATGACAAGCTTACCTACACCGCAAGTCGTTGAACATGTCTTCACCTCAGAAGAAGGGATTTTACAAAATGCTCAGCAAGGCAGCCTGCTAATTGATTTTAGTACAGTAAATCCTGAGCTAAATGATGAGCTATATAAGAAAGCGCAATCATTTGATTTACGTTATCTTGGGGCTCCTGTAAGTGGTGGCGTTATTGGAGCAATAAATGCAACTTTAACAATTATGGTTGGTGGAGAAGAAAAAGATTATCAAAGTGGTGAAAAAATTTTCGGAATAGTTGGAAAAAACATCTATCACCTTGGTACATCACCTAGTATCGGTACACGTATTAAGTTACTTAACAATTTAATGATTGGTTTTTATACGCAGGCTGTAGCGGAAACGATTGTCCTCGGAGAAAAAATGGGGATTTCAGCTAATACACTTTACGAAGTATTAAGTAATAGCTATGGTCAAAGTCGTATTTACGAACGTAATTACTTAGAATACATGAAAAATGAAAATTATGAGCCTGGGTTTTCTACGAATTTATTACTAAAAGATTTAAGGCTAGCTAAAAATATGGCTGATGAAGCAGGTGTCCCTCTTCGAATAGGCGAACAGCTAGTCCATCTTTACAATGATATAGCAGCGGAAGGCTATGGTGAGAACGATATGTCTGCAGCTTATTTAAGTTTGAAGGAAAAATGCATTATTAAACAACATTAA
- a CDS encoding short-chain dehydrogenase: protein MGMWLIPALIAITIIAVISFVSTMRIAKMTSERESEKDKPISGTVEEFATMLNPIVWVYIVFLLFLGIMIFYYWSKIGY, encoded by the coding sequence ATGGGTATGTGGTTAATACCAGCTCTAATTGCGATTACAATCATTGCGGTTATTTCCTTTGTATCAACAATGCGAATTGCCAAAATGACTTCAGAGCGGGAATCGGAGAAAGATAAACCGATTTCAGGGACAGTCGAAGAATTTGCAACAATGCTGAATCCAATTGTTTGGGTGTATATTGTTTTTTTACTTTTTTTAGGGATTATGATTTTTTACTACTGGAGTAAAATAGGATATTAA